In Modestobacter versicolor, a single genomic region encodes these proteins:
- a CDS encoding dihydroorotase, with protein sequence MTILIKGARPYGKDAVDVLVADGRIAAVGDSLTVPGADVVEAAGLVALPGLVDLHTHLREPGREDAETVETGSRAAALGGFTAVHAMANTDPVADTAGVVEQVWRLGQQAGLVDVVPVGAVTVGLRGERLAELGAMADSAARVRVFSDDGHCVADPALMRRALEYVKALDGVVAQHAEEPRLTEGAQMNEGDRSARLGLAGWPAAAEEAVIARDVLLAGHVGARLHVCHVSTAGSVEILRWAKSRGVQVTAEVTPHHLLLTDECAEGYDPVFKVNPPLRTDADVQALRAGLADGTIDAVATDHAPHAVEDKESEWASARPGMLGLEQALSVVVQTMVEPGLLDWRGVADRMSVRPAAIGRLEGHGRPLAVGEPANLLLLDPAHRAVVDPAALASRSRNSPYAGRELPGRVVATFLRGVATVMDGKAVK encoded by the coding sequence ATGACGATCCTGATCAAGGGCGCGAGGCCCTACGGCAAGGACGCCGTGGACGTGCTCGTGGCGGACGGCCGGATCGCCGCCGTCGGCGACTCGCTGACCGTGCCGGGCGCCGACGTCGTCGAGGCCGCCGGGCTGGTCGCCCTGCCCGGCCTGGTCGACCTGCACACCCACCTGCGCGAGCCGGGCCGCGAGGACGCCGAGACCGTCGAGACCGGCAGCCGGGCCGCGGCGCTGGGCGGGTTCACCGCGGTGCACGCGATGGCCAACACCGACCCGGTCGCCGACACCGCCGGCGTGGTCGAGCAGGTCTGGCGGCTGGGGCAGCAGGCCGGTCTGGTCGACGTCGTCCCGGTCGGGGCGGTGACCGTCGGGCTGCGCGGCGAGCGGCTGGCCGAGCTCGGCGCGATGGCCGACTCCGCTGCCCGGGTGCGGGTGTTCTCCGACGACGGGCACTGCGTCGCCGACCCCGCGCTGATGCGCCGCGCCCTGGAGTACGTCAAGGCGCTGGACGGCGTCGTCGCCCAGCACGCCGAGGAGCCCCGGCTGACCGAGGGCGCCCAGATGAACGAGGGCGACCGCTCCGCCCGGCTCGGGCTGGCCGGCTGGCCGGCCGCCGCCGAGGAGGCGGTCATCGCCCGCGACGTGCTGCTGGCCGGGCACGTCGGCGCCCGGCTGCACGTCTGCCACGTCTCGACGGCCGGCTCGGTGGAGATCCTGCGCTGGGCGAAGTCGCGGGGCGTGCAGGTGACCGCCGAGGTCACCCCGCACCACCTGCTGCTCACCGACGAGTGCGCGGAGGGCTACGACCCGGTGTTCAAGGTGAACCCGCCGCTGCGCACCGACGCCGACGTCCAGGCGCTGCGGGCCGGCCTGGCCGACGGGACGATCGACGCGGTCGCCACCGACCACGCCCCGCACGCGGTGGAGGACAAGGAGAGCGAGTGGGCCTCGGCCCGCCCGGGCATGCTCGGCCTCGAGCAGGCCCTCTCGGTGGTCGTGCAGACCATGGTCGAGCCGGGCCTGCTCGACTGGCGCGGCGTCGCCGACCGGATGTCGGTCCGCCCCGCGGCCATCGGCCGCCTGGAGGGCCACGGCCGCCCGCTCGCCGTCGGCGAGCCGGCCAACCTGCTGCTGCTGGACCCCGCGCACCGGGCCGTCGTCGACCCGGCCGCGCTGGCCAGCCGCAGCCGCAACAGCCCCTATGCCGGCCGGGAGCTCCCCGGCCGGGTGGTCGCCACGTTCCTGCGGGGCGTCGCGACCGTGATGGACGGGAAGGCAGTCAAGTGA
- the pyrF gene encoding orotidine-5'-phosphate decarboxylase — protein sequence MTAPDAVPFGRRLAEAVADRGPLCVGIDPHRSLLLDWGLTDDVDGLRRFTDLVVEALAGRVALLKPQSAFYERHGSRGIAVLEEAVVRARAAGALVLLDAKRGDIGSTMDAYADYLRPEHPMAVDALTVSPFLGPGSLDPAARTARASGGGLFVLARTSNPEGGEVQHATAGGRSVAQHVVDAVGRWNTPDWLVGDPAPDPAAFADQQGRWGAFTGSFGVVVGATLPELDVDLAGLRGPVLAPGLGAQGGSVADLRRLFGSGRAVVPTVSRDVLNAGPDVAALRAAADRWTAELGA from the coding sequence GTGACCGCACCGGACGCCGTCCCCTTCGGCCGCCGGCTGGCCGAGGCGGTCGCCGACCGCGGCCCGCTGTGCGTCGGCATCGACCCGCACCGCTCGCTGCTGCTCGACTGGGGCCTGACCGACGACGTCGACGGGCTGCGCCGGTTCACCGACCTGGTCGTCGAGGCGCTGGCCGGGCGGGTGGCGCTGCTCAAGCCGCAGTCGGCGTTCTACGAGCGGCACGGTTCCCGCGGCATCGCCGTGCTGGAGGAGGCGGTCGTGCGGGCCAGGGCTGCCGGGGCACTGGTGCTGCTGGACGCCAAGCGCGGCGACATCGGCTCCACGATGGACGCCTACGCCGACTACCTGCGCCCCGAGCACCCGATGGCCGTCGACGCGCTCACCGTGAGCCCGTTCCTCGGCCCGGGCTCGCTCGACCCCGCCGCGCGCACCGCCCGGGCCTCCGGCGGCGGGCTGTTCGTGCTGGCCCGCACCTCCAACCCGGAGGGCGGCGAGGTGCAGCACGCGACGGCCGGCGGCCGCAGCGTCGCCCAGCACGTGGTGGACGCCGTGGGCCGCTGGAACACCCCCGACTGGCTGGTGGGCGACCCGGCGCCCGACCCGGCCGCCTTCGCCGACCAGCAGGGGCGCTGGGGGGCGTTCACCGGCTCCTTCGGTGTGGTCGTCGGCGCGACGCTGCCCGAGCTGGACGTCGACCTCGCGGGCCTGCGCGGGCCGGTGCTCGCCCCGGGCCTGGGCGCGCAGGGCGGCTCGGTGGCCGACCTGCGCCGGCTGTTCGGGTCCGGCCGCGCCGTCGTCCCCACCGTCTCGCGAGACGTGCTGAACGCCGGCCCGGACGTCGCCGCCCTGCGCGCCGCGGCCGACCGCTGGACGGCCGAGCTCGGCGCGTGA
- the carA gene encoding glutamine-hydrolyzing carbamoyl-phosphate synthase small subunit, which yields MKEALLVLEDGRTFRGQTYGATGTTVGEAVFSTGMTGYQETLTDPSYAGQIVTMTAPHIGNTGVNGEDDESRRMWVAGFVVRDPARRPANWRATGSLDDELVAQGVIGISGIDTRALTRHLRDRGAMRAGISTELGADELLARVTGSPSMSGADLAPSVSATEPYVVPAVGEKRFTIAALDLGIKTATPRYLAALGVETHVLPATATAEQLLEHGIDGVFVSNGPGDPAAADYAVAAVRGVLEARRPLFGICFGNQILGRALGLGTYKLRFGHRGLNQPVLDRVSGTVRVTSHNHGFAVDAPLDAPVDTPFGPVEVSHVGLNDQVVEGLRLIDAPAFSVQFHPEAAAGPHDANPLFGRFVDLMAASREGSAVTPAPVVEQSTGENSAMTKATVDDPARSSSSRRNGGEA from the coding sequence GTGAAGGAAGCGCTCCTCGTGCTCGAGGACGGGCGCACGTTCCGCGGCCAGACCTACGGCGCGACCGGCACGACGGTCGGCGAGGCGGTGTTCTCCACCGGGATGACCGGCTACCAGGAGACCCTCACCGACCCCAGCTACGCCGGCCAGATCGTCACGATGACCGCGCCGCACATCGGCAACACCGGCGTGAACGGCGAGGACGACGAGAGCCGCCGGATGTGGGTGGCCGGGTTCGTCGTCCGCGACCCGGCCCGCCGCCCGGCGAACTGGCGGGCGACCGGCAGCCTGGACGACGAGCTGGTCGCCCAGGGCGTCATCGGGATCAGCGGCATCGACACCCGCGCGCTGACCCGGCACCTGCGCGACCGGGGCGCCATGCGCGCGGGCATCAGCACCGAGCTCGGCGCCGACGAGCTGCTCGCCCGGGTCACCGGCAGCCCCAGCATGAGCGGGGCGGACCTGGCGCCGTCGGTGAGCGCCACCGAGCCCTACGTCGTCCCGGCCGTGGGGGAGAAGCGGTTCACCATCGCCGCGCTGGACCTGGGCATCAAGACCGCCACCCCGCGGTACCTGGCCGCGCTCGGCGTCGAGACCCACGTGCTGCCGGCCACGGCCACCGCCGAGCAGCTGCTCGAGCACGGCATCGACGGGGTGTTCGTCTCCAACGGCCCGGGCGACCCGGCGGCCGCCGACTACGCCGTCGCCGCCGTCCGGGGCGTGCTGGAGGCCCGCCGGCCGCTGTTCGGCATCTGCTTCGGCAACCAGATCCTCGGCCGGGCGCTGGGCCTGGGCACCTACAAGCTGCGCTTCGGCCACCGCGGCCTGAACCAGCCGGTGCTCGACCGGGTCAGCGGCACCGTCCGGGTCACCAGCCACAACCACGGCTTCGCCGTCGACGCCCCGCTCGACGCACCCGTCGACACCCCGTTCGGCCCGGTCGAGGTCAGCCACGTCGGCCTCAACGACCAGGTTGTCGAGGGCCTGCGGCTGATCGACGCCCCGGCGTTCAGCGTGCAGTTCCACCCCGAGGCCGCGGCCGGCCCGCACGACGCCAACCCGCTGTTCGGCCGGTTCGTCGACCTGATGGCCGCATCGAGGGAAGGCAGCGCCGTGACACCGGCACCCGTCGTCGAGCAGAGCACGGGGGAGAACTCCGCAATGACCAAGGCGACGGTGGACGACCCGGCCAGATCGTCATCCAGCCGGCGCAACGGTGGGGAGGCCTGA
- a CDS encoding dihydroorotate dehydrogenase, translating into MSIEPTLPAPAEALSVPTVDMQASIGGVPVVSPVLTASGCSAFGQELDPFFDLTSIGAVVTKSVQLRPRSGRPTPRMAETPSGMLNSIGLQGPGIDGLLAEDLPWLAQRGVRAFVSIAGTRVEDFAELAARLRGVPGVLGLEVNISCPNVESRGEVFACDPVAAADVVAAVREVADPAQPVYAKLSPDVTDIVSVAAACAEAGANGLSMINTLLGLVIDPDTMRPVLGGVTGGLSGPAIRPVALRCVWQVHQALPNVPILGMGGIRSGLDALQFVLAGASAVSVGTAVFNDPSAPARIHAELADALGERGFGRLADAIGYAHRRPDPPAGRHSRGLQ; encoded by the coding sequence ATGAGCATCGAGCCCACGCTGCCCGCCCCGGCCGAGGCGCTCTCCGTCCCCACCGTCGACATGCAGGCCTCGATCGGCGGGGTGCCGGTGGTCAGCCCGGTGCTCACCGCCTCGGGCTGCTCGGCCTTCGGCCAGGAGCTCGACCCGTTCTTCGACCTCACCTCCATCGGTGCCGTGGTCACCAAGTCGGTGCAGCTGCGGCCGCGCTCGGGTCGCCCCACGCCGCGGATGGCCGAGACGCCCAGCGGGATGCTGAACTCCATCGGCCTGCAGGGCCCCGGCATCGACGGGCTGCTGGCCGAGGACCTGCCGTGGCTGGCGCAGCGCGGCGTCCGCGCGTTCGTCTCCATCGCCGGCACCCGGGTCGAGGACTTCGCCGAGCTCGCCGCCCGGCTGCGCGGCGTGCCCGGGGTGCTCGGCCTGGAGGTCAACATCTCCTGCCCGAACGTCGAGAGCCGCGGCGAGGTGTTCGCCTGCGACCCGGTGGCCGCGGCCGACGTCGTCGCCGCGGTGCGCGAGGTCGCCGACCCGGCCCAGCCGGTCTACGCCAAGCTCAGCCCGGACGTCACCGACATCGTCTCGGTGGCCGCCGCCTGCGCCGAGGCCGGGGCGAACGGCCTGTCGATGATCAACACCCTGCTCGGGCTGGTCATCGACCCGGACACCATGCGCCCGGTGCTGGGCGGGGTCACCGGCGGCCTCTCCGGCCCGGCGATCCGCCCGGTGGCGCTGCGCTGCGTGTGGCAGGTGCACCAGGCGCTGCCCAACGTGCCGATCCTCGGCATGGGCGGCATCCGCAGCGGGCTGGACGCGCTGCAGTTCGTGCTCGCCGGCGCCAGCGCCGTCTCGGTGGGGACGGCGGTCTTCAACGACCCGTCGGCCCCCGCCCGGATCCACGCCGAGCTCGCCGACGCGCTGGGGGAGCGGGGCTTCGGCCGGCTCGCCGACGCCATCGGCTACGCCCACCGCCGTCCCGACCCGCCGGCCGGCCGGCACTCGCGGGGCCTGCAGTGA
- a CDS encoding aspartate carbamoyltransferase catalytic subunit — MKRHLLEAGDLDRADATLVLDTAAQIESALAGREVKKLPTLRGRTVVNLFYEDSTRTRISFELAAKRLSADVINFSAKGSSVSKGESLKDTALTLEAMGSDAIVVRHGASGAPHRLAQWVAGSVVNAGDGTHEHPTQALLDAYTIRQRVGRLDGVRVAIVGDVLHSRVARSNVWLLSTLGAEVTLVAPPTLLPVGVGSWPVQVSYDLDAVLPKSDVVMMLRVQAERMNASFFPSAREYSRRYGLDGRRMGVLPDDAIVMHPGPMNRGMEIAAEVADSARSTIVDQVGNGVSVRMAVLYLLLGGAPE; from the coding sequence GTGAAGCGGCACCTGCTGGAGGCCGGCGACCTGGACCGGGCCGACGCCACGCTGGTCCTCGACACCGCCGCGCAGATCGAGTCCGCGCTGGCCGGCCGCGAGGTCAAGAAGCTGCCGACGCTGCGCGGGCGCACCGTGGTCAACCTCTTCTACGAGGACTCCACCCGCACCCGGATCAGCTTCGAGCTGGCCGCCAAGCGGCTGTCCGCCGACGTCATCAACTTCTCGGCCAAGGGCAGCAGCGTCTCCAAGGGCGAGAGCCTCAAGGACACCGCGCTGACCCTGGAGGCGATGGGCAGCGACGCGATCGTCGTCCGGCACGGTGCCTCCGGCGCCCCGCACCGGCTGGCGCAGTGGGTGGCCGGCAGCGTGGTCAACGCCGGCGACGGCACCCACGAGCACCCCACCCAGGCGCTGCTCGACGCGTACACGATCCGGCAGCGGGTGGGCCGGCTGGACGGCGTCCGGGTCGCGATCGTCGGCGACGTGCTGCACAGCCGGGTGGCCCGCTCCAACGTCTGGCTGCTGAGCACGCTCGGCGCCGAGGTGACCCTGGTCGCCCCGCCGACGCTGCTGCCGGTGGGCGTGGGCAGCTGGCCGGTGCAGGTCAGCTACGACCTGGACGCCGTCCTGCCCAAGTCCGACGTGGTGATGATGCTGCGGGTGCAGGCCGAGCGGATGAACGCCTCGTTCTTCCCCAGCGCCCGCGAGTACAGCCGCCGCTACGGCCTGGACGGACGACGGATGGGCGTGCTGCCCGACGACGCGATCGTCATGCACCCCGGCCCGATGAACCGCGGCATGGAGATCGCCGCCGAGGTGGCCGACTCCGCCCGCTCCACGATCGTCGACCAGGTCGGTAACGGCGTCTCGGTCCGGATGGCGGTCCTCTACCTGCTCCTGGGAGGGGCTCCCGAATGA
- the carB gene encoding carbamoyl-phosphate synthase large subunit — protein sequence MPKRTDLQHVLVIGSGPIVIGQASEFDYSGTQACRVLKAEGLRVSLVNSNPATIMTDPEIADATYVEPLTPEFVERVIAAERPDALLATLGGQTALNIAIGLYENGVLEKYGVQLIGADVDAINRGEDRQLFKDIVRSIGADAPRSTVCASVEEALATAEEVGYPVVIRPSFTMGGLGSGIATDEPMLRRMAGHGLADSPVHTVLIEESVLGWKEFELELMRDRSDNVVVVCSIENIDAMGVHTGDSVTVAPAMTLTDREYQEMRDVGIAVLREVGVETGGCNIQFAVHPETGRLVVIEMNPRVSRSSALASKATGFPIAKIAAKLAIGYTLDEITNDITGVTPASFEPALDYVVVKIPRFAFEKFPGADPRLTTTMKSVGEVMAMGRNFTEALGKAMRSTETAASGFWTTPEDGASAEELLEQLRTPVDGRLYTAQRALAAGATVEQVSRASGFDTWFVDQIALVTEVGEQLRDEPSLTPELLRLAKRHGLSDRQIAELRPELAGEDGVRRLRWRLGIRPVYKTVDTCAAEFAARTPYHYSSYDEETEVEPRERPAVLILGSGPNRIGQGVEFDYSCVHAVMALQDAGYEAVMVNCNPETVSTDYDTADRLYFEPLTFEDVLEVVEAERAAGPVAGVICTLGGQTPLALAQRLKDAGVPVLGTSPEAIDAAEDRGAFSRVLADTGLLAPKHGMATTAAEAKAIAATIGYPVLVRPSYVLGGRGMEIVYEDATLEAYIRKATDVSTDHPVLVDRFLEDAVEIDVDALYDGTDLYLGGVMEHIEEAGIHSGDSACALPPITLGGSDLRTIRAATEALAARIGVRGLMNVQYALKDDVLYVLEANPRASRTVPFVSKATAVQLAKAAARIAVGETIASLRTAGVLPETGDGTDLPVDGPISVKEAVLPFHRFRTVEGQGVDTVLGPEMKSTGEVMGIDAEFGTAFAKSQAAAYGNLPTSGTVFVSLANRDKRSAVFPVKRLADLGFTVLATVGTAQVLRRNGVACQVVGKYSEGPGNVVERILAGDVDLVVNTPFGTPGNSGPRLDGYEIRAAAVSMGIPCITTVQGMAATVQGVEALRRGDLGVRSLQDLHAALAAAQAAAKAGA from the coding sequence GTGCCCAAGCGGACAGACCTCCAGCACGTGCTGGTGATCGGCTCCGGGCCGATCGTGATCGGCCAGGCCAGCGAGTTCGACTACTCGGGCACCCAGGCCTGCCGGGTGCTCAAGGCCGAGGGCCTGCGGGTCAGCCTGGTCAACAGCAACCCGGCGACGATCATGACCGACCCGGAGATCGCCGACGCCACCTACGTCGAGCCGCTGACCCCGGAGTTCGTCGAGCGGGTCATCGCCGCCGAGCGCCCCGACGCGCTGCTGGCCACCCTCGGTGGGCAGACCGCGCTGAACATCGCCATCGGGCTGTACGAGAACGGCGTGCTGGAGAAGTACGGCGTCCAGCTCATCGGCGCCGACGTCGACGCGATCAACCGCGGCGAGGACCGGCAGCTGTTCAAGGACATCGTCCGCTCCATCGGCGCCGACGCGCCCCGCTCGACGGTCTGCGCGAGCGTCGAGGAGGCGCTGGCCACCGCCGAGGAGGTCGGCTACCCGGTCGTCATCCGGCCCAGCTTCACCATGGGCGGGCTCGGCTCCGGGATCGCCACCGACGAGCCGATGCTGCGCCGGATGGCCGGCCACGGCCTGGCCGACTCCCCGGTGCACACCGTCCTCATCGAGGAGTCGGTGCTGGGCTGGAAGGAGTTCGAGCTCGAGCTGATGCGCGACCGCAGCGACAACGTGGTGGTCGTCTGCTCGATCGAGAACATCGACGCGATGGGCGTGCACACCGGCGACTCGGTGACCGTGGCCCCGGCCATGACCCTCACCGACCGCGAGTACCAGGAGATGCGCGACGTCGGCATCGCGGTGCTGCGCGAGGTCGGCGTCGAGACCGGCGGCTGCAACATCCAGTTCGCCGTGCACCCCGAGACCGGCCGGCTGGTCGTCATCGAGATGAACCCGCGGGTGTCCCGGTCCAGCGCGCTGGCGTCCAAGGCCACCGGCTTCCCGATCGCCAAGATCGCCGCGAAGCTGGCCATCGGCTACACCCTCGACGAGATCACCAACGACATCACCGGGGTCACCCCGGCGTCGTTCGAGCCGGCGCTGGACTACGTCGTGGTGAAGATCCCGCGGTTCGCCTTCGAGAAGTTCCCCGGCGCCGACCCGCGGCTGACCACGACGATGAAGAGCGTCGGCGAGGTCATGGCCATGGGCCGCAACTTCACCGAGGCCCTCGGCAAGGCGATGCGGTCGACCGAGACCGCCGCGTCCGGCTTCTGGACCACCCCCGAGGACGGCGCCAGCGCCGAGGAGCTGCTCGAGCAGCTGCGCACCCCGGTCGACGGCCGGCTCTACACCGCCCAGCGCGCGCTGGCCGCCGGCGCCACCGTCGAGCAGGTCTCGCGGGCGTCGGGCTTCGACACCTGGTTCGTCGACCAGATCGCGCTGGTCACCGAGGTCGGCGAGCAGCTGCGGGACGAGCCCTCGCTGACCCCGGAGCTGCTCCGGCTGGCCAAGCGGCACGGGCTGTCCGACCGGCAGATCGCCGAGCTGCGGCCGGAGCTGGCCGGCGAGGACGGCGTCCGGCGGCTGCGCTGGCGGCTGGGCATCCGGCCGGTCTACAAGACGGTGGACACCTGCGCGGCCGAGTTCGCCGCCCGCACGCCGTACCACTACTCCTCCTACGACGAGGAGACCGAGGTCGAGCCGCGCGAGCGCCCGGCCGTGCTGATCCTGGGCTCCGGCCCGAACCGGATCGGGCAGGGCGTGGAGTTCGACTACTCCTGCGTGCACGCGGTGATGGCCCTGCAGGACGCCGGCTACGAGGCGGTGATGGTCAACTGCAACCCGGAGACCGTCTCCACCGACTACGACACCGCCGACCGGCTGTACTTCGAGCCGCTCACCTTCGAGGACGTGCTCGAGGTCGTCGAGGCCGAGCGCGCGGCCGGGCCGGTCGCCGGGGTCATCTGCACCCTGGGCGGGCAGACCCCGCTCGCGCTCGCGCAGCGGCTCAAGGACGCCGGCGTCCCGGTGCTCGGCACCTCCCCGGAGGCGATCGACGCCGCCGAGGACCGCGGCGCGTTCTCCCGGGTGCTCGCCGACACCGGGCTGCTCGCCCCCAAGCACGGCATGGCCACCACGGCCGCCGAGGCGAAGGCGATCGCCGCGACCATCGGCTACCCGGTGCTGGTGCGGCCCTCCTACGTGCTCGGTGGCCGCGGCATGGAGATCGTCTACGAGGACGCCACGCTCGAGGCCTACATCCGCAAGGCCACCGACGTGAGCACCGACCACCCGGTGCTGGTCGACCGGTTCCTCGAGGACGCCGTCGAGATCGACGTCGACGCCCTCTACGACGGCACCGACCTGTACCTGGGCGGGGTCATGGAGCACATCGAGGAGGCCGGGATCCACTCCGGCGACTCGGCGTGCGCGCTGCCGCCGATCACGCTGGGCGGCTCGGACCTGCGGACCATCCGGGCGGCCACCGAGGCGCTGGCCGCACGCATCGGGGTGCGCGGGCTGATGAACGTCCAGTACGCGCTCAAGGACGACGTCCTGTACGTCCTCGAGGCCAACCCGCGGGCCAGCCGCACCGTGCCGTTCGTGTCCAAGGCGACCGCCGTCCAGCTGGCCAAGGCGGCCGCCCGGATCGCGGTGGGGGAGACCATCGCCTCGCTGCGCACCGCCGGCGTCCTGCCGGAGACCGGTGACGGCACCGACCTGCCGGTCGACGGGCCGATCTCGGTGAAGGAGGCCGTGCTGCCCTTCCACCGGTTCCGCACCGTCGAGGGCCAGGGCGTGGACACCGTGCTCGGACCGGAGATGAAGTCCACCGGTGAGGTGATGGGCATCGACGCGGAGTTCGGCACCGCGTTCGCGAAGTCCCAGGCGGCCGCCTACGGCAACCTGCCCACCTCCGGCACGGTGTTCGTCTCGCTGGCCAACCGGGACAAGCGCTCGGCGGTCTTCCCGGTCAAGCGGCTGGCCGACCTCGGCTTCACCGTGCTGGCCACGGTCGGCACCGCGCAGGTGCTGCGCCGCAACGGCGTGGCCTGCCAGGTGGTCGGCAAGTACTCCGAGGGGCCGGGCAACGTGGTCGAACGGATCCTGGCCGGGGACGTCGACCTGGTCGTCAACACCCCGTTCGGCACACCGGGCAACAGCGGCCCCCGGCTCGACGGGTACGAGATCCGCGCGGCGGCGGTGAGCATGGGCATCCCGTGCATCACCACCGTGCAGGGGATGGCGGCCACCGTGCAGGGCGTCGAGGCGCTGCGCCGCGGCGACCTGGGCGTCCGCAGCCTGCAGGACCTGCACGCGGCGCTGGCCGCGGCGCAGGCGGCGGCCAAGGCCGGCGCGTGA
- a CDS encoding dihydroorotate dehydrogenase electron transfer subunit, with amino-acid sequence MTEQPGGRPVFTPPVPPARNPPVQGMAEVASRRTMGAYVELGFFAPDIAEAAEPGQFVAFAVGGPTSANLLRRSIAIAGVGAGRVHVVVSAKGVGSTWLAGLELGAEVDVVGPLGRPFPLPPPGTPALLVGGGYGAAALVGLAARLRAGGHEVAAVTGAASADRLCSVPELGALAAPFVVTTDDGSAGRRGWVTQAVAELIRGAGVVYACGPMGMLRAVSDQAVAAGIPGYVAVEESMACGIGVCMTCVLPVVGADGRTRFARSCVEGPVFGGDRVRFADVGTLPADVVGADAMGLMAAPAAPPAAAPVAPPPPAAADPDHDDVTAYIGGAPPPPPPPPADRPGGTQVIRLEP; translated from the coding sequence GTGACCGAGCAGCCGGGCGGCCGGCCGGTGTTCACCCCGCCCGTCCCGCCCGCCCGCAACCCGCCCGTGCAGGGCATGGCCGAGGTCGCCTCCCGTCGCACCATGGGCGCCTACGTGGAGCTGGGGTTCTTCGCCCCGGACATCGCCGAGGCCGCCGAGCCGGGTCAGTTCGTCGCCTTCGCCGTCGGCGGGCCGACCTCGGCGAACCTGCTCCGCCGGTCGATCGCGATCGCCGGCGTGGGTGCCGGCCGGGTGCACGTGGTCGTCTCCGCCAAGGGCGTCGGCTCCACCTGGCTGGCCGGGCTGGAGCTGGGTGCCGAGGTCGACGTCGTCGGGCCGCTCGGCCGGCCGTTCCCGCTGCCCCCGCCGGGCACGCCCGCGCTGCTGGTCGGCGGCGGCTACGGCGCGGCGGCACTGGTCGGCCTGGCCGCCCGGCTGCGCGCCGGCGGGCACGAGGTCGCCGCGGTCACCGGCGCCGCCTCGGCCGACCGGCTGTGCTCGGTGCCGGAGCTCGGCGCGCTGGCCGCACCCTTCGTCGTCACCACCGACGACGGCAGCGCCGGCCGCCGGGGCTGGGTCACCCAGGCGGTGGCCGAGCTGATCCGCGGCGCCGGGGTGGTCTACGCCTGCGGGCCGATGGGCATGCTCCGCGCCGTCAGCGACCAGGCCGTCGCCGCGGGCATCCCCGGCTACGTGGCGGTCGAGGAGTCGATGGCCTGCGGCATCGGGGTCTGCATGACCTGCGTGCTGCCGGTGGTCGGCGCCGACGGCCGCACCCGGTTCGCCCGGTCCTGCGTCGAGGGCCCGGTGTTCGGCGGCGACCGGGTGCGCTTCGCCGACGTGGGCACCCTGCCCGCCGACGTGGTCGGTGCCGACGCGATGGGGCTGATGGCGGCCCCGGCTGCCCCGCCGGCCGCTGCACCGGTCGCGCCGCCCCCGCCGGCTGCCGCCGACCCCGACCACGACGACGTCACCGCCTACATCGGGGGCGCGCCCCCGCCGCCGCCCCCGCCGCCCGCGGACCGCCCCGGTGGCACCCAGGTCATCCGGTTGGAGCCCTGA
- the pyrR gene encoding bifunctional pyr operon transcriptional regulator/uracil phosphoribosyltransferase PyrR, giving the protein MTESSAAPSTPPADQPAVAPLLTADDVARVVDRVAHQLIEKAGPDLADLVLVGIPTRGAPLARRLAGRIEAFSGTAIDVGTVDITLYRDDLRLRGVRALEDTWLPGSGIDGRLVVLVDDVLFSGRSVRAALDALRDLGRPRAVQLAVLVDRGHRELPIRADYVGKNVPTSRSQSVKVHLAEIDGVDEVLLTGGGQ; this is encoded by the coding sequence ATGACCGAGTCATCTGCCGCGCCCTCGACACCGCCCGCCGACCAGCCCGCCGTCGCACCGCTGCTCACCGCCGACGACGTCGCCCGGGTGGTCGACCGCGTCGCCCACCAGCTGATCGAGAAGGCCGGCCCCGACCTCGCCGACCTGGTCCTCGTCGGCATCCCCACCCGCGGCGCCCCGCTCGCCCGCCGGCTGGCCGGTCGCATCGAGGCCTTCAGCGGCACCGCGATCGACGTCGGCACCGTCGACATCACCCTCTACCGCGACGACCTGCGCCTGCGCGGGGTGCGCGCGCTGGAGGACACCTGGCTGCCGGGGTCCGGCATCGACGGGCGCCTGGTGGTGCTGGTGGACGACGTGCTGTTCTCCGGCCGCTCGGTGCGTGCCGCCCTGGACGCGCTGCGCGACCTCGGCCGGCCCCGCGCCGTCCAGCTCGCCGTGCTGGTCGACCGCGGCCACCGGGAGCTGCCGATCCGCGCGGACTACGTCGGCAAGAACGTCCCGACGTCCCGCAGCCAGTCGGTCAAGGTGCACCTGGCCGAGATCGACGGGGTCGACGAGGTCCTGCTGACCGGAGGTGGGCAGTGA